One window of the Archangium primigenium genome contains the following:
- a CDS encoding N-acetylmuramoyl-L-alanine amidase family protein yields the protein MTVRPLVLALSLASLLAPVSSRAAERPARVVVDPGHGGIKEGATSPKGVREKDIALQIARRVRAHLEKDLGAQVLMTRDEDLDLDLPARVDFSNKQRPDVFLSIHCNAMPTKRTRARVQGLETYFLSANASNATARAAADRENAEAPATRQARRDSTLALILQDLERTETHQDSSRLAYAIHPKLVSATGGSDRGVLQAPFYVLNGVEAPAVLIEVGYLSHPEEGRRLGNADYQETLATAIVDGVRAFLSDVRKRDTPRGPPVASPATP from the coding sequence ATGACGGTCCGCCCCCTCGTGCTCGCCCTGTCCCTCGCGTCGCTCCTGGCCCCCGTGTCCTCGCGCGCGGCCGAGCGGCCCGCCCGCGTCGTCGTGGATCCCGGCCATGGCGGCATCAAGGAGGGCGCCACCAGCCCCAAGGGCGTGCGGGAGAAGGACATCGCCCTGCAGATCGCCCGTCGCGTGCGGGCCCACCTGGAGAAGGACCTGGGTGCGCAGGTGTTGATGACGCGCGACGAGGACCTGGATCTGGACCTGCCCGCGCGCGTGGACTTCTCCAACAAGCAGCGGCCGGACGTCTTCCTCTCCATCCACTGCAACGCCATGCCCACCAAGCGCACCCGCGCGCGCGTGCAGGGCCTGGAGACCTACTTCCTCTCCGCCAACGCCTCCAACGCCACCGCGCGCGCCGCGGCGGACCGCGAGAACGCCGAGGCGCCCGCCACCCGCCAGGCGCGCCGCGACTCCACGCTCGCCCTCATCCTGCAGGACCTGGAGCGCACCGAGACGCACCAGGACTCCTCGCGCCTGGCCTACGCCATCCACCCCAAGCTCGTGTCCGCCACGGGCGGCTCGGATCGCGGCGTGCTGCAGGCGCCCTTCTACGTGCTCAACGGCGTGGAGGCGCCCGCCGTGCTCATCGAGGTGGGCTACCTGTCCCATCCCGAGGAGGGCCGGCGCCTGGGCAACGCCGACTACCAGGAGACGCTCGCCACGGCCATCGTCGACGGGGTGCGCGCCTTCCTCTCCGACGTGCGCAAGCGGGACACGCCCCGCGGCCCCCCGGTGGCCTCGCCCGCCACGCCCTGA
- the rph gene encoding ribonuclease PH, translating into MRSFNRGALDLRPVTLTPGITRHAEGSTQVEFGHTRVLVTCSVEDRVPPHLMGKGSGWVTAEYGMLPRSTHSRTHREAAKGKQTGRTLEIQRLIGRALRASVDLTTLGVRTFTLDCDVLQADGGTRTASITGAYVALALALKKLHKDKVISRMPVLQPIAAVSVGVVKGEVLVDLDYEEDSSADVDLNLVATADGRIVEVQGTAEHKMFDRKTLDAMLDSGLAAIRQLTEAQAKILEG; encoded by the coding sequence GTGCGGTCCTTCAACCGGGGGGCGCTGGATCTGCGCCCCGTCACCCTTACCCCTGGAATCACCCGGCACGCCGAGGGCTCCACCCAGGTGGAGTTCGGTCACACCCGCGTGCTCGTCACGTGCTCGGTGGAGGACCGGGTGCCCCCGCACCTCATGGGCAAGGGCTCCGGTTGGGTGACGGCCGAGTACGGCATGCTGCCGCGCTCCACGCACTCGCGCACCCACCGCGAGGCCGCCAAGGGCAAGCAGACCGGCCGCACGCTGGAGATCCAGCGCCTCATCGGCCGGGCCCTGCGCGCCAGCGTGGACCTGACGACCCTGGGCGTGCGCACCTTCACCCTGGACTGTGACGTGCTCCAGGCCGACGGCGGCACGCGCACCGCCTCCATCACCGGGGCCTACGTGGCCCTGGCGCTCGCCTTGAAGAAGCTGCACAAGGACAAGGTCATCTCGCGCATGCCCGTGCTGCAGCCGATCGCGGCGGTGTCCGTGGGCGTGGTCAAGGGCGAGGTGCTCGTGGACCTCGACTACGAGGAGGACTCCTCGGCGGACGTGGACCTGAACTTGGTGGCCACCGCCGACGGCCGCATCGTCGAGGTGCAGGGCACGGCCGAGCACAAGATGTTCGACCGCAAGACGCTGGATGCCATGTTGGACTCGGGCCTGGCCGCCATCCGCCAGCTCACCGAGGCCCAGGCGAAGATCCTGGAGGGCTGA
- the rdgB gene encoding RdgB/HAM1 family non-canonical purine NTP pyrophosphatase, which produces MAPRLLFATTNVGKLRELRGLMGDAVEVVSLRDLPPIPEPVEDGATFEDNALLKARAYAEATGLPALADDSGLCVDALDGRPGVLSARYAEGDDRARYEKLLTELASVPDEARTAAFVCALCLVLPGDASPTIEMGRCEGRIGHAPRGTHGFGYDPVFVLPDGRALAELTSEQKASLSHRGVAFQKMRPHLLARVGGGDVRR; this is translated from the coding sequence ATGGCGCCCCGTCTGCTCTTCGCCACCACCAACGTGGGCAAGCTGCGCGAACTGCGTGGACTCATGGGGGACGCCGTGGAGGTGGTGTCCCTGCGTGACCTGCCGCCCATCCCCGAGCCCGTGGAGGATGGCGCCACCTTCGAGGACAACGCCCTGCTCAAGGCCCGGGCCTACGCCGAGGCCACGGGCCTGCCCGCGCTCGCCGATGACTCGGGGCTGTGCGTGGACGCGCTCGACGGGCGCCCCGGCGTGCTCTCCGCGCGCTACGCCGAGGGCGATGATCGCGCCCGCTACGAGAAGCTGCTCACGGAACTGGCGTCCGTGCCCGACGAGGCACGCACCGCAGCCTTCGTGTGCGCGCTGTGCCTGGTGCTGCCCGGAGACGCCTCGCCGACCATCGAGATGGGCCGGTGCGAGGGCCGCATCGGTCACGCGCCCCGGGGCACGCATGGCTTCGGGTACGATCCCGTCTTCGTCCTGCCGGATGGCCGGGCCCTGGCGGAGCTGACGTCCGAGCAGAAGGCGTCCCTGTCCCACCGCGGGGTGGCCTTCCAGAAGATGCGCCCCCACCTGCTCGCGCGCGTGGGCGGCGGGGATGTCCGCCGCTGA
- a CDS encoding MBL fold metallo-hydrolase, whose product MSQPSLYLKQNVAVEPLYNQWYAWYYLITPATAPLYVANHHVKIMQSFVANPAIHVAALKNPALAGGPYLNYGVDRVGEVKELLERTLKEQESTIRFAQAVAELDKLLAPSAGHSLEELYRKVPDILQGYVELTYDLNNRATPRFFEALLYGGPHYKENAQSLSFRLLQGDARPYVFSTPRLDSDANTLHVRMPFRHEAIDRLFAMRHTPGPVEAIREELGLSSKDAEVFSTFFTEQAPRPAPKYDGDGVRMRYFGHACVLIETRDVTILTDPVVSYDFPSDFHRYTHADLPERIDYALITHGHADHLMFESLLQLRHRIGTVVVPAAAGGGLADPSLKLMLQRLGFKNVVALSEMDSIPVPGGAITGLPFIGEHADLNIQSKIAHLVKLQGKSMLMAADSNVIEPRLYDHVHAMVGDIDVLFLGMESEGGPLSWLYGPLMPTPLPRKMDQSRRLNGSNAERGQEIVRRLKPKQVHIYAMGREPWLGHIMVLGYHENAPQLVEARKLMAYCNEHGIGTSLPYGHAELFL is encoded by the coding sequence ATGTCCCAGCCGTCGCTGTACCTGAAGCAGAACGTCGCCGTGGAGCCGCTCTATAACCAGTGGTACGCGTGGTACTACCTCATCACGCCCGCGACCGCGCCGCTCTACGTGGCCAACCACCACGTGAAGATCATGCAGTCCTTCGTGGCCAACCCGGCCATCCACGTGGCCGCGTTGAAGAATCCGGCCCTGGCGGGCGGCCCCTACCTCAACTACGGCGTGGACCGGGTGGGCGAGGTCAAGGAGCTGCTGGAGCGCACGCTCAAGGAGCAGGAGTCCACCATCCGCTTCGCCCAGGCGGTGGCGGAGCTGGACAAGCTGTTGGCGCCCTCGGCGGGCCACTCGCTCGAGGAGCTGTACCGCAAGGTGCCGGACATCCTCCAGGGCTACGTGGAGCTGACGTACGACCTGAACAACCGGGCCACCCCGCGCTTCTTCGAGGCGCTGCTCTACGGAGGCCCGCACTACAAGGAGAACGCGCAGAGCCTCTCCTTCCGGCTCTTGCAGGGCGACGCCCGGCCGTACGTGTTCAGCACGCCGCGGCTCGACTCGGACGCGAACACCCTGCACGTGCGCATGCCGTTCCGCCACGAGGCCATCGACCGGCTCTTCGCCATGCGGCACACGCCTGGCCCGGTGGAGGCCATTCGTGAGGAGCTCGGCCTGTCCAGCAAGGACGCCGAGGTGTTCTCCACGTTCTTCACCGAGCAGGCCCCGCGCCCGGCGCCGAAGTACGACGGGGACGGCGTGCGCATGCGCTACTTCGGCCATGCCTGCGTGCTCATCGAGACGCGCGACGTGACGATCCTCACGGATCCCGTCGTCAGCTACGACTTCCCCAGCGACTTCCACCGCTACACCCACGCGGACCTGCCCGAGCGGATCGACTACGCGCTCATCACCCACGGCCACGCCGACCACCTGATGTTCGAGTCGCTGCTGCAGCTGCGCCATCGCATCGGCACCGTGGTGGTGCCCGCCGCGGCGGGCGGTGGACTCGCGGACCCCTCGCTCAAGCTGATGCTGCAGCGGCTCGGCTTCAAGAACGTGGTGGCCCTCAGCGAGATGGACTCCATCCCGGTGCCCGGCGGCGCCATCACCGGCCTGCCCTTCATCGGCGAGCACGCGGACCTCAACATCCAGTCGAAGATCGCCCACCTGGTGAAGCTCCAGGGCAAGTCCATGCTGATGGCGGCGGACTCCAACGTGATCGAGCCTCGGCTGTACGACCACGTCCACGCGATGGTGGGTGACATCGACGTGCTCTTCCTGGGCATGGAGTCCGAGGGCGGTCCGCTCAGCTGGCTGTACGGGCCGCTGATGCCCACGCCGCTGCCGCGCAAGATGGATCAGTCGCGTCGGCTCAACGGCTCCAACGCCGAGCGCGGCCAGGAGATCGTCCGGCGGCTCAAGCCCAAGCAGGTCCACATCTACGCCATGGGCCGCGAGCCGTGGCTGGGCCACATCATGGTGCTGGGCTACCACGAGAACGCGCCCCAGCTCGTCGAGGCGCGCAAGCTCATGGCCTACTGCAACGAGCACGGCATCGGCACCAGCCTGCCCTACGGCCACGCGGAGCTGTTCCTCTAG
- a CDS encoding M28 family peptidase yields MAGATLLGVLSCSRPVLEGAQLEQLAEVAGQVDGDRLMDTVSEVVKAHQEDTPVPCSWLTEDQRSRHEQVCHLTREKAGALMQRRFEALGLSVRREEATNAPHPTSNLIAEMRGTTRPEEVVLLGAHYDAFYAGADDNSTGVAAVLELARVLSGYKFDRTVRFVGFDMEEFGLVGSTRYITGQNGPERIVASMVFDCIGYYDTREGSQQSLPGLPAPTTGDFLAVFGNDVSSQRVSEIFALNEALKLAKVTPVISPRDGTTPLTGDLMRSDHAPFWLTGHEAIFLTDTANFRNRHYHQPTDTMDTLNPAYFRRTVQLSAATIAYWAGGPR; encoded by the coding sequence TTGGCGGGAGCCACGCTCCTCGGGGTGTTGTCCTGTTCCCGGCCGGTGCTGGAGGGGGCGCAGTTGGAGCAGCTGGCGGAGGTCGCCGGACAGGTGGACGGGGATCGGTTGATGGACACGGTCTCCGAGGTGGTGAAGGCGCACCAGGAGGACACCCCGGTGCCCTGCTCGTGGCTCACCGAGGATCAGCGCTCGCGCCACGAGCAGGTCTGTCATCTCACGCGGGAGAAGGCCGGAGCGCTCATGCAGCGGCGCTTCGAGGCGCTTGGCCTGAGCGTGCGGCGCGAGGAGGCCACCAACGCGCCCCACCCCACCTCCAACCTCATCGCGGAGATGCGGGGCACCACGCGGCCCGAGGAAGTCGTGCTGCTCGGCGCGCACTACGACGCCTTCTACGCCGGGGCGGACGACAACAGCACGGGCGTGGCGGCGGTGCTGGAGCTCGCCCGCGTCCTGTCTGGCTACAAGTTCGACCGGACGGTGCGCTTCGTCGGCTTCGACATGGAGGAGTTCGGCCTCGTCGGCAGCACCCGGTACATCACCGGGCAGAACGGCCCCGAGCGCATCGTGGCCTCGATGGTGTTCGACTGCATCGGCTACTACGACACCCGCGAGGGCAGCCAGCAGTCGCTGCCAGGCCTGCCCGCGCCCACCACGGGGGACTTCCTGGCCGTGTTCGGCAACGACGTCTCCAGCCAGCGCGTCTCGGAGATCTTCGCGCTCAACGAGGCCCTGAAGCTCGCGAAGGTCACGCCCGTCATCTCGCCCCGCGACGGCACCACGCCCCTCACGGGAGATCTGATGCGCAGCGATCACGCGCCCTTCTGGCTCACCGGCCACGAGGCGATCTTCCTCACGGACACCGCCAACTTCCGCAACCGCCACTACCACCAGCCCACGGACACGATGGACACGCTGAATCCCGCCTACTTCCGGCGCACGGTGCAGCTGTCCGCCGCCACCATCGCCTACTGGGCGGGAGGCCCGCGATGA
- a CDS encoding MBL fold metallo-hydrolase, translated as MATPNLYLKQNVAVEPLYNQWYAWWYLIAPATSPMFVANLHVKIMQSFVTNPALHVNALKNPALMGGPYINYGANRAADVKQLLERTLKEQASSLQFAQAIVDLDKILQTASTGFSLDEVYRQVPDILQGYVELTYDLNNRASPRFIEPLLYRSPHYKESSQSLSFRRVDKDSRPYVFSTPRLDDDDSLHVHVPFRHEAIDRLFAMRLEPGPVEPVSEALGLRGADAEKFSTFFTEQAPRPPQRYEGEGVRVRYFGHACVLLESREVSIMTDPVVSYDFQSDLNRFTHADLPPRIDYVLITHGHADHLMFETLLQLRQRIGTIVVPASNGGSLADPSLRLLLQKLGFKRVVELGELDELEIPGGRIVGVPFFGEHCDLNIRAKLAHLVQLQGKSMLMAADSNAIEPRMYDHVHSALGKIDALFLGMESEGGPMSWMYGPLLVTPLPRKLDQSRRLNGSNAERAIEIVKRLGPQHVYVYAMGCEPWLGHVMSMGYHENSPQLVEARKLLEYCRANGLAADRPYAQAELFL; from the coding sequence ATGGCCACTCCCAATCTGTATCTCAAGCAGAACGTCGCCGTGGAGCCGCTGTACAACCAGTGGTACGCGTGGTGGTACCTCATCGCCCCCGCGACCTCGCCGATGTTCGTGGCGAACCTGCATGTGAAGATCATGCAGTCCTTCGTCACCAACCCCGCGCTCCACGTGAACGCCCTGAAAAACCCGGCGTTGATGGGCGGCCCCTACATCAACTACGGCGCGAACCGGGCCGCGGACGTCAAGCAACTGCTGGAGCGCACGCTCAAGGAGCAGGCCTCGTCCCTCCAGTTCGCGCAGGCGATCGTGGACCTGGACAAGATCCTGCAAACCGCCTCCACCGGCTTCTCCCTGGACGAGGTGTACCGGCAGGTGCCGGACATCCTCCAGGGCTACGTGGAGCTGACGTACGACCTGAACAACCGGGCCTCACCGCGCTTCATCGAGCCGCTGCTCTACCGCAGCCCTCACTACAAGGAGTCCTCGCAGAGCCTGTCGTTCCGGCGGGTGGACAAGGACTCGCGCCCCTACGTCTTCAGCACGCCCCGGCTGGACGATGACGACAGCCTCCACGTGCACGTGCCCTTCCGCCACGAGGCCATCGACCGGCTCTTCGCCATGCGGCTGGAGCCCGGCCCCGTGGAGCCCGTGAGCGAGGCCCTGGGCCTGCGGGGCGCGGACGCGGAGAAGTTCTCCACCTTCTTCACCGAGCAGGCCCCGCGCCCGCCCCAGCGCTACGAGGGCGAGGGCGTCCGGGTGCGCTACTTCGGCCACGCCTGCGTGCTGCTCGAGTCCCGCGAGGTCAGCATCATGACCGACCCCGTGGTCAGCTACGACTTCCAGTCCGACCTCAATCGCTTCACGCACGCGGACCTGCCCCCGCGCATCGACTACGTCCTCATCACCCACGGCCACGCCGACCACCTGATGTTCGAGACGCTGCTGCAGTTGCGCCAGCGCATCGGCACCATCGTCGTCCCCGCCAGCAACGGCGGCTCCCTGGCCGACCCCTCCCTGCGGCTGCTCTTGCAGAAGCTCGGCTTCAAGCGCGTGGTGGAGCTCGGGGAGCTGGACGAGCTGGAGATCCCCGGCGGACGGATTGTGGGCGTGCCCTTCTTCGGCGAGCACTGCGATCTCAACATCCGCGCCAAGCTGGCCCACCTGGTCCAGCTCCAGGGCAAGTCCATGCTGATGGCCGCGGACTCCAACGCCATCGAGCCGCGCATGTACGACCACGTCCATTCGGCCCTGGGGAAGATCGACGCGCTGTTCCTCGGCATGGAGTCCGAGGGCGGGCCGATGAGCTGGATGTACGGGCCGCTGCTCGTCACCCCGCTGCCGCGCAAGTTGGATCAATCGCGGCGGCTCAACGGCTCCAACGCCGAGCGCGCCATCGAGATCGTCAAGCGGCTCGGCCCCCAGCACGTCTACGTCTACGCCATGGGCTGCGAGCCCTGGCTGGGCCACGTGATGTCCATGGGCTACCACGAGAACTCGCCCCAGCTCGTCGAGGCGCGCAAGCTCCTCGAGTACTGCCGCGCCAATGGCCTGGCGGCGGACCGGCCCTACGCCCAGGCCGAGCTCTTCCTGTAG
- a CDS encoding cyclic peptide export ABC transporter, translating into MNLITFFLRGSKWGFAFAVLCGMLSGAGSAGLISLINAVLAGHPPAGAAWRFVGFGVLALGTRVASQTILNNLQQGVLQEMREDLVRRILAAPLRRLEESGGHRLLAVLTEDVLVISNSLLSIPHIFINAAIIVGCLSYLAWLSPRIFLALLAFGVVGFLSYRLPVARAMGSLRAARDTQDTLYKHLSSVIHGVKELKLHPGRRGAFLKDSLGETTSAMRRLNTYCFNIFAATSSWGMFLFFGFIGLLLFVLPVDGADSGGTLVGYTLTVLYLQQPLDGLMSNVPYLGRGGVSLRKIEKLSKLSEDPKTDLVHLLPASTSFNRLELVDVTHSYHREREDSRFTLGPISLTLNKGELVFLVGGNGSGKTTLAKLLTGLYSPESGEVRLDGVPITEQEQERYRQCFSTVFSDFYLFESLLGLAPTDLVPRARQYLERLHLNHKVKIHDDGTLSTTDLSQGQRKRLALLTAWLEDRPIFVFDEWGADQDPIFKEVFYTELLPELKQAGKTVLAISHDDRYFHVADRVLHLESGKLLPEENAAPSSVQQRAS; encoded by the coding sequence ATGAATCTGATCACATTCTTCTTACGCGGTTCGAAGTGGGGCTTCGCGTTCGCGGTGCTCTGCGGAATGCTCTCCGGTGCGGGGAGCGCGGGGCTCATCTCGCTCATCAACGCCGTGCTGGCGGGCCATCCGCCGGCCGGTGCCGCCTGGCGCTTCGTCGGCTTCGGGGTGTTGGCGCTGGGCACCCGGGTGGCCTCGCAGACCATCCTGAACAACCTCCAGCAGGGCGTGCTCCAGGAGATGCGCGAGGATCTCGTCCGGCGGATCCTCGCGGCCCCGCTGCGTCGGCTGGAGGAGTCCGGGGGCCATCGCCTGCTGGCGGTGCTGACGGAGGACGTCCTCGTCATCAGCAACAGCCTGCTGAGCATCCCCCACATCTTCATCAACGCCGCCATCATCGTCGGCTGTCTGTCCTACCTGGCGTGGCTCTCGCCGCGCATCTTCCTGGCGCTGCTCGCCTTCGGCGTGGTGGGCTTCCTGTCGTACCGGTTGCCCGTCGCGCGGGCGATGGGCTCGCTCCGGGCGGCCCGCGACACCCAGGACACGCTCTACAAGCACCTGAGCTCCGTCATCCACGGCGTCAAGGAGCTCAAGCTGCACCCCGGTCGGCGCGGGGCCTTCCTGAAGGACTCGCTCGGCGAGACCACCTCGGCGATGCGGCGGCTGAACACCTACTGCTTCAACATCTTCGCGGCCACCAGCAGCTGGGGCATGTTCCTGTTCTTCGGCTTCATCGGCCTGCTGCTCTTCGTGCTGCCCGTGGACGGAGCGGACAGCGGAGGCACGCTGGTGGGCTACACGCTCACCGTGCTGTACCTGCAGCAGCCGCTGGACGGGCTCATGAGCAACGTGCCCTACCTCGGCCGGGGTGGTGTGTCGCTGCGCAAGATCGAGAAGCTCTCGAAGCTGAGCGAGGACCCCAAGACGGACCTCGTTCACCTGCTCCCCGCGAGCACGTCCTTCAACCGGCTGGAGCTGGTCGACGTCACCCACTCCTACCACCGCGAGCGCGAGGACAGCCGCTTCACCCTGGGGCCCATCTCCCTGACGCTCAACAAGGGCGAGCTGGTCTTCCTGGTGGGAGGCAACGGCAGCGGCAAGACGACGCTCGCCAAGCTGCTCACCGGGCTGTACTCGCCGGAGTCCGGAGAGGTGCGGCTCGATGGGGTCCCCATCACCGAGCAGGAGCAGGAGCGCTACCGTCAGTGCTTCTCGACGGTGTTCTCCGACTTCTACCTCTTCGAGTCCCTGCTGGGACTGGCGCCCACCGACCTGGTGCCCCGGGCCCGCCAGTACCTGGAGCGGCTCCACCTCAACCACAAGGTGAAGATCCACGACGACGGCACGCTCTCCACCACGGATCTCTCCCAGGGGCAGCGCAAGCGGCTCGCGCTGCTCACCGCGTGGCTCGAGGATCGCCCCATCTTCGTCTTCGACGAGTGGGGGGCGGATCAGGATCCCATCTTCAAGGAGGTCTTCTACACGGAGCTGCTGCCGGAGCTGAAGCAGGCGGGCAAGACGGTGCTGGCCATCAGCCACGACGACCGCTACTTCCACGTGGCGGACCGGGTGCTCCACCTGGAGTCCGGCAAGCTGCTGCCCGAGGAAAACGCCGCGCCTTCCAGCGTCCAGCAACGGGCCTCGTGA